Proteins encoded together in one Streptomyces umbrinus window:
- the leuC gene encoding 3-isopropylmalate dehydratase large subunit has translation MGRTLAEKVWDDHVVRRAEGEPDLLFIDLHLLHEVTSPQAFDGLRQAGRPVRRLDLTIATEDHNTPTLDIDKPIADPVSRVQLETLRKNAAEFGVRLHSLGDVEQGVVHVVGPQLGLTQPGTTVVCGDSHTSTHGAFGALAFGIGTSQVEHVLATQTLPLARPKTMAITVDGELPEDVTAKDLILAIITKIGTGGGQGYILEYRGSAIEKLSMEARMTICNMSIEAGARAGMIAPDETTFAYIKGRAHAPEGEDWDAAVAYWKTLKTDDDAEFDAEVVIDGASLAPFVTWGTNPGQGAPLSASVPDPASYEDASERHAAEKALEYMGLEAGQPLRDIKVDTVFVGSCTNGRIEDLRAAASIVEGRKVADGVRMLVVPGSARVGLQAVSEGLDLVFKEAGAEWRHAGCSMCLGMNPDQLAPGERSASTSNRNFEGRQGKGGRTHLVSPQVAAATAVLGHLASPADLSDAPVPAGVR, from the coding sequence ATGGGTAGGACACTCGCGGAGAAGGTCTGGGACGACCACGTCGTCCGGCGCGCGGAGGGCGAGCCCGACCTTCTCTTCATCGATCTGCACCTGCTGCACGAGGTGACCAGCCCCCAGGCCTTCGACGGTCTCCGTCAGGCGGGGCGCCCCGTGCGCCGTCTCGACCTCACCATCGCGACCGAGGATCACAACACCCCGACCCTCGACATCGACAAGCCCATCGCGGACCCGGTCTCCCGCGTCCAGCTCGAGACGCTGCGCAAGAACGCCGCCGAGTTCGGCGTGCGCCTGCACTCGCTGGGCGACGTCGAGCAGGGTGTCGTGCACGTCGTGGGCCCGCAGCTGGGCCTGACCCAGCCCGGCACCACGGTCGTGTGCGGTGACTCCCACACCTCCACGCACGGCGCCTTCGGCGCGCTCGCGTTCGGCATCGGCACCTCCCAGGTCGAGCATGTGCTGGCCACCCAGACGCTGCCGCTGGCCCGCCCCAAGACCATGGCCATCACGGTCGACGGCGAACTGCCCGAGGACGTCACGGCCAAGGACCTGATCCTGGCGATCATCACCAAGATCGGTACGGGCGGCGGCCAGGGCTACATCCTGGAGTACCGCGGCTCCGCCATCGAGAAACTCTCGATGGAGGCCCGCATGACCATCTGCAACATGTCGATCGAGGCCGGCGCCCGCGCGGGCATGATCGCCCCGGACGAGACCACCTTCGCGTACATCAAGGGCCGCGCCCACGCCCCCGAGGGCGAGGACTGGGACGCCGCCGTCGCGTACTGGAAGACCCTGAAGACGGACGACGACGCGGAATTCGACGCCGAGGTCGTCATCGACGGCGCCTCCCTCGCGCCGTTCGTCACCTGGGGCACCAACCCCGGCCAGGGAGCGCCCCTTTCGGCATCCGTCCCCGATCCTGCTTCGTACGAGGACGCTTCGGAGCGCCACGCCGCCGAAAAGGCCCTGGAATACATGGGGTTGGAGGCCGGACAGCCGCTGCGCGACATCAAGGTCGACACCGTCTTCGTAGGTTCGTGCACCAACGGCCGTATCGAGGACCTGCGCGCGGCCGCCTCGATCGTCGAGGGCCGCAAAGTCGCCGACGGCGTACGGATGCTGGTGGTCCCCGGCTCCGCGCGTGTCGGTCTGCAGGCCGTATCCGAGGGTCTGGACCTGGTCTTCAAGGAGGCCGGCGCCGAATGGCGGCACGCGGGCTGCTCGATGTGTCTGGGCATGAACCCCGACCAGCTGGCCCCCGGCGAGCGTTCCGCATCCACCTCCAACCGCAACTTCGAGGGCAGGCAGGGCAAGGGAGGCCGTACGCACCTGGTCTCGCCGCAGGTCGCCGCCGCCACCGCCGTGCTGGGCCATCTGGCCTCTCCCGCCGACCTGTCCGACGCCCCTGTGCCCGCTGGAGTCCGATAG
- a CDS encoding thiamine-phosphate kinase, translating to MKGTVGELGEFGLIKELTSRLTTTPAVRVGPGDDAAVVAAPDRRVVASTDILLEGRHFRRDWSTAYDVGRKAAAQNLADIAAMGAVPTALLLGLVVPAELPATWPSELMDGIRDECQVAGAAVVGGDVVRGDTITVAITALGDLRNHEPVTRSGAQPGDVVAVTGWLGWSAAGHAVLSRGFRSPRAFVEAHRRPEPPYHAGPAAAGLGATSMTDVSDGLIADLGHIAEASKVRIDVRSGAVDIPSQMNDIGQAVGVDPLQWVLTGGEDHAIVATFPPDVKLPARWKVIGEVLNPSALPQVTVDGAPWTSKGGWDHFADIES from the coding sequence ATGAAGGGCACCGTGGGCGAGTTGGGGGAGTTCGGGCTCATCAAGGAGCTCACCTCACGGCTCACCACCACTCCGGCGGTACGCGTCGGGCCGGGCGACGACGCCGCCGTGGTGGCCGCCCCCGACCGCAGGGTCGTGGCGAGCACCGACATCCTCCTGGAGGGCCGGCACTTCCGTCGCGACTGGTCCACGGCGTACGACGTCGGTCGCAAGGCGGCCGCGCAGAACCTCGCGGACATCGCAGCGATGGGCGCCGTGCCGACCGCGCTGCTGCTCGGTCTGGTCGTCCCGGCCGAACTTCCGGCCACCTGGCCGTCCGAGCTGATGGACGGCATCCGCGACGAGTGCCAGGTCGCCGGCGCGGCCGTGGTCGGCGGCGATGTCGTACGCGGCGACACGATCACCGTGGCGATCACCGCGCTCGGCGATCTGCGCAACCACGAGCCGGTCACACGCTCGGGTGCCCAGCCCGGTGACGTGGTGGCCGTGACGGGCTGGCTGGGCTGGTCCGCGGCCGGGCACGCCGTGCTCTCCCGTGGCTTCCGCTCGCCGCGCGCGTTCGTCGAGGCACACCGGCGCCCGGAACCGCCGTACCACGCGGGCCCCGCGGCCGCCGGGCTCGGCGCGACCTCGATGACGGACGTCAGCGACGGGCTGATCGCCGACCTCGGGCACATCGCCGAGGCCAGCAAGGTACGCATCGACGTGCGCTCCGGAGCCGTCGACATCCCCTCGCAGATGAACGACATCGGTCAGGCCGTCGGCGTCGATCCGCTCCAGTGGGTGCTCACCGGGGGCGAGGACCACGCGATCGTGGCGACCTTCCCGCCGGACGTGAAGCTGCCCGCTCGCTGGAAGGTGATCGGCGAGGTCCTCAACCCGTCTGCGCTGCCGCAGGTCACGGTCGACGGGGCGCCGTGGACCAGCAAGGGCGGCTGGGACCACTTCGCGGACATCGAGTCATGA
- the leuD gene encoding 3-isopropylmalate dehydratase small subunit codes for MEAFTTHTGRAVPLRRSNVDTDQIIPAHWLKKVTRDGFEDGLFEAWRKDSSFVLNQPERTGATVLIAGPDFGTGSSREHAVWALQNYGFKAVISSRFADIFRGNSLKNGLLTVVLEQKIVDALQELTEKDPKAEVTVDLEAREVRAEGSTAAFELDENARWRLLNGLDDISITLQNEADISAYESKRPSHKPRTVQV; via the coding sequence ATGGAAGCATTCACCACGCACACCGGCCGGGCCGTCCCGCTGCGCCGCAGCAACGTGGACACCGACCAGATCATCCCTGCTCACTGGCTCAAGAAGGTGACCAGGGACGGTTTTGAGGACGGGCTCTTCGAGGCCTGGCGCAAGGACTCCTCCTTCGTCCTCAACCAGCCCGAGCGCACGGGCGCCACGGTCCTGATCGCCGGACCCGACTTCGGTACGGGCTCTTCGCGCGAGCACGCCGTCTGGGCGCTGCAGAACTACGGCTTCAAGGCCGTCATCTCGTCCCGCTTCGCGGACATCTTCCGCGGCAACTCGCTCAAGAACGGCCTGCTCACAGTGGTTCTGGAGCAGAAGATCGTGGACGCGCTGCAGGAGCTCACCGAGAAGGACCCGAAGGCCGAGGTCACGGTCGACCTGGAGGCCCGTGAGGTGCGCGCCGAGGGCAGCACGGCCGCCTTCGAGCTCGACGAGAACGCCCGCTGGCGGCTGCTGAACGGGCTGGACGACATCTCCATCACCCTGCAGAACGAGGCGGACATCTCCGCGTACGAGTCCAAGCGGCCCTCCCACAAGCCGCGGACCGTTCAGGTGTGA
- a CDS encoding Lrp/AsnC ligand binding domain-containing protein — translation MVQAYILIQTEVGKASTVAEMISKIQGVIQAEDVTGPYDVIVRAQADTVDDLGRMVVAKVQQVDGITRTLTCPVVHL, via the coding sequence GTGGTACAGGCGTACATCCTGATCCAGACGGAGGTCGGCAAAGCGTCGACCGTCGCCGAAATGATCAGCAAGATACAAGGGGTGATCCAGGCCGAGGATGTGACAGGACCGTACGACGTGATCGTGCGGGCCCAAGCCGACACAGTGGACGATCTCGGCCGCATGGTGGTCGCGAAGGTCCAGCAAGTGGACGGCATCACGCGTACGCTGACCTGCCCGGTCGTGCACCTGTAG
- a CDS encoding DAK2 domain-containing protein — MPQVPQRLDASAVRAWCGLALRALGRAREEIDAINVYPVADGDTGTNLYLTVESAAAAVEAVFAGHAALAGGKEPLDGQEPFDGREALDGHEAVAGQGVSPGRAPEGPALADAVHAMAHGALIGARGNSGTILAQLLRGMAQVLAADSDATHTDEQGLRLALRRAADSARQAVVHPVEGTVLTVASAAADAATDAEGDCGAVARAAYEGARAALAATPGQLAVLERAGVVDAGGRGLVAVLGALVETFTGEAPAASAVPVLAGHARVGAGSDPTAPHARVDAAVTEPLGEVGECADGTPAPDEGGPAFEVIYLLEAEDAAVTRLRDRLDALGDSLVVVGGDGLWNVHVHVDDAGAAVEAGVEAGRPYRIRITHFGLDDAHTTGAGSRPVRERAQRAVVAVVPGEGLAGLYTEAGATTVLARPGEPPASGELVEAVRRAHAREVVLLPNDAELRHTAAAAAEQARTEGVRVALIPTRSAVQGIAALAVHEPGRRFDEDVVAMTSAAGATRYAEVEVAERQSWTMAGICQAGDILGLIEGDVAVIGSDVTATAEAVLNRMLAAGGEMVTLVLGDEAPDTIAAHLESRVRESYLAVDTVVYRGGRQGALLLIGVE; from the coding sequence GTGCCGCAGGTGCCGCAGAGACTGGACGCGTCCGCGGTACGTGCATGGTGCGGCCTCGCGCTGCGGGCACTCGGCCGCGCGCGCGAGGAGATCGACGCGATCAACGTGTATCCCGTGGCGGACGGGGACACCGGCACCAATCTGTACCTGACCGTGGAGTCGGCGGCCGCGGCGGTCGAGGCCGTCTTCGCGGGTCATGCCGCACTTGCGGGCGGCAAGGAACCCCTCGACGGCCAGGAACCCTTCGACGGCCGGGAAGCCCTGGACGGGCACGAAGCCGTCGCCGGGCAGGGTGTCTCCCCCGGCCGGGCGCCGGAGGGGCCCGCCCTCGCCGACGCGGTGCACGCGATGGCGCACGGCGCGCTCATAGGGGCCCGGGGGAACTCCGGGACGATCCTCGCGCAGCTCCTGAGGGGCATGGCCCAGGTGCTCGCCGCCGACAGTGACGCGACACACACCGACGAGCAGGGCCTGCGGCTCGCCCTCCGGCGTGCGGCCGACTCGGCCCGGCAGGCCGTCGTGCACCCGGTCGAGGGCACCGTCCTCACGGTCGCCTCGGCCGCCGCCGACGCGGCCACGGACGCCGAGGGCGACTGCGGGGCGGTCGCGCGTGCGGCGTACGAGGGCGCGCGGGCGGCGCTCGCGGCGACTCCCGGGCAGCTGGCGGTCCTGGAGCGGGCCGGGGTGGTCGACGCGGGCGGACGCGGGCTCGTGGCCGTACTGGGCGCACTGGTGGAGACGTTCACGGGCGAGGCGCCCGCCGCGTCGGCGGTGCCGGTTCTCGCGGGGCACGCGCGCGTGGGGGCCGGTTCGGACCCGACAGCGCCCCACGCACGTGTGGACGCCGCGGTGACGGAACCCCTCGGAGAGGTGGGGGAGTGCGCGGACGGAACCCCCGCTCCCGACGAGGGCGGTCCGGCCTTCGAGGTCATCTACCTCCTGGAGGCGGAGGACGCGGCGGTGACGCGGCTGCGGGACCGGCTCGACGCACTCGGCGACTCGCTCGTGGTGGTCGGCGGGGACGGCCTGTGGAACGTCCACGTGCACGTCGACGACGCGGGCGCGGCCGTGGAGGCGGGCGTCGAGGCCGGGCGGCCGTACCGGATCCGGATCACGCACTTCGGGCTGGACGACGCACACACGACGGGTGCCGGAAGCCGGCCGGTCCGGGAACGGGCCCAGCGCGCGGTCGTCGCCGTCGTCCCCGGAGAGGGCCTCGCGGGGCTCTACACCGAGGCCGGGGCCACCACCGTCCTGGCGCGCCCCGGGGAGCCGCCCGCCAGCGGTGAGCTCGTCGAGGCCGTGCGGCGGGCCCACGCGCGCGAGGTGGTGCTGTTGCCGAACGACGCAGAGCTGCGCCACACGGCGGCCGCGGCGGCCGAGCAGGCCCGCACCGAGGGCGTCAGGGTCGCGCTGATCCCCACCCGGTCCGCGGTGCAGGGCATCGCGGCGCTGGCAGTGCACGAGCCTGGCCGGCGCTTCGACGAGGACGTCGTCGCGATGACCTCGGCCGCCGGTGCGACCCGGTACGCCGAGGTCGAGGTCGCGGAACGCCAGTCCTGGACCATGGCCGGCATCTGCCAGGCCGGCGACATCCTCGGCCTCATCGAGGGCGACGTCGCCGTGATCGGCTCCGACGTCACGGCCACCGCCGAGGCGGTCCTGAACCGCATGCTCGCGGCGGGCGGCGAGATGGTCACCCTGGTCCTCGGCGACGAGGCCCCCGACACGATCGCGGCCCACCTCGAATCCCGCGTCCGCGAGTCCTACCTGGCCGTGGACACGGTCGTGTACCGCGGCGGCCGCCAGGGGGCGCTGCTGCTGATCGGCGTGGAGTAG
- a CDS encoding lysophospholipid acyltransferase family protein, translating into MSRRRIGFWYRFAAVLCKPPLMVLIKREWRGMENIPAEGGFITAVNHNSHVDPFAYGHFQYNTGRVPRFLAKSGLFKKGFVGAAMRGTGQIPVYRESTDALSAYRAAIDAVERGECVAFYPEATLTRDPDLWPMTGKTGAARVALQTRCPVIPVAQWGANHLLAPYAKKPDLLPRKTHQVLAGPPVDLSRFYDKEMTPDLLKEATEVIMAAITAQLELIRGEKAPATPYDPRQVRIEQRRRTRGKEETHGQEEQETAVQEKTAQGNTAPEKAVREMTEVEHEKGHGK; encoded by the coding sequence GTGTCCCGCCGCAGAATCGGCTTCTGGTACCGCTTCGCAGCGGTTCTCTGCAAACCGCCGCTGATGGTTCTGATCAAGCGGGAGTGGCGCGGAATGGAGAACATTCCTGCCGAGGGCGGATTTATCACCGCGGTGAACCACAATTCCCACGTGGATCCGTTCGCGTACGGGCACTTTCAGTACAACACGGGCCGGGTTCCGCGATTCCTCGCCAAGAGCGGTCTTTTCAAGAAGGGCTTCGTCGGGGCGGCCATGCGCGGGACCGGGCAGATCCCGGTGTACCGCGAGAGCACCGACGCGCTCAGCGCCTATCGTGCCGCGATCGACGCCGTGGAGCGCGGGGAGTGCGTCGCGTTCTATCCCGAGGCCACCCTGACCCGCGACCCCGACCTGTGGCCGATGACCGGCAAGACGGGTGCCGCGCGGGTCGCGCTGCAGACCAGGTGCCCGGTGATTCCGGTGGCCCAGTGGGGCGCCAACCACCTGCTGGCCCCGTACGCCAAGAAGCCCGACCTTCTGCCGCGCAAGACGCATCAGGTGCTCGCGGGCCCGCCCGTGGACCTCTCGCGCTTCTACGACAAGGAGATGACCCCCGACCTCCTGAAGGAGGCGACCGAGGTCATCATGGCCGCGATCACCGCGCAGCTGGAGTTGATCCGCGGCGAGAAGGCGCCCGCGACGCCGTACGACCCGCGCCAGGTGCGTATCGAGCAGCGGCGCAGGACGCGGGGCAAGGAAGAGACGCACGGGCAGGAAGAGCAGGAAACCGCTGTGCAGGAGAAGACGGCGCAGGGGAACACCGCGCCGGAGAAGGCCGTGCGGGAAATGACCGAGGTTGAGCACGAAAAGGGGCACGGCAAGTGA
- a CDS encoding HU family DNA-binding protein: MNKAQLVEAIADKVGGRQQAAEAVDAVLDAIVRAVVSGDRVSVTGFGSFEKVDRPARYARNPQTGERVRVKKTSVPRFRAGQGFKDLVSGSKKLPRGGEVAVKKAPKGSLSGGASATVRKAAAKKATAKKAAAKKTTAKRTVAKKTTAKKTTATAKKTTAKKTSAAAKKTTAKKTTAKKAAAKKAPAKKAAAKKAPAKKSAARKTTAKKATARR, translated from the coding sequence GTGAACAAGGCGCAGCTCGTAGAAGCGATTGCCGACAAGGTCGGCGGGCGTCAGCAGGCCGCGGAAGCGGTCGACGCCGTACTGGACGCCATCGTGCGTGCAGTTGTCAGCGGGGACCGGGTGTCGGTCACCGGCTTCGGTTCCTTCGAGAAGGTGGACCGTCCGGCCCGTTACGCCCGCAACCCGCAGACCGGGGAGCGCGTTCGGGTCAAGAAGACCTCCGTGCCGCGCTTCCGTGCGGGCCAGGGCTTCAAGGACCTGGTGAGCGGCTCGAAGAAGCTGCCGCGCGGTGGCGAGGTCGCGGTCAAGAAGGCCCCGAAGGGCAGCCTGTCCGGCGGTGCTTCCGCGACGGTCAGGAAGGCCGCCGCCAAGAAGGCCACCGCGAAGAAGGCCGCGGCGAAGAAGACCACCGCCAAGAGGACCGTCGCGAAGAAGACGACGGCCAAGAAGACCACGGCGACGGCCAAGAAGACGACCGCCAAGAAGACCTCGGCGGCCGCCAAGAAGACCACGGCCAAGAAGACCACCGCCAAGAAGGCGGCGGCGAAGAAGGCCCCGGCGAAGAAGGCGGCGGCGAAGAAGGCGCCGGCCAAGAAGTCCGCGGCCCGCAAGACCACCGCCAAGAAGGCCACCGCCCGCAGGTAG
- the cofC gene encoding 2-phospho-L-lactate guanylyltransferase has product MQWTLVIPLKALSRAKSRLADTAADGLRPGLALAFAQDTVAAALACPAVVDVAVVTGDVLAGRELAALGARIVPDEPGGGLNAALAHAASVVRTRSPRSPLAALNADLPALRPLELARVLDAASEFPRAFLPDAAGIGTTLLAASPNRELLPAFGPDSRSRHRASGAAELLLPDVPSVRQDVDTGADLRAALALGVGPRTATAVERLKAA; this is encoded by the coding sequence GTGCAGTGGACCTTGGTCATACCCCTGAAAGCCCTGTCGCGGGCGAAGAGCAGGCTCGCGGACACCGCGGCCGACGGCCTGCGTCCGGGGCTCGCCCTGGCGTTCGCGCAGGACACGGTGGCCGCGGCACTGGCCTGCCCGGCGGTCGTGGATGTGGCCGTAGTCACGGGCGATGTGCTGGCCGGACGCGAGCTGGCCGCCCTGGGCGCCCGCATCGTCCCGGACGAGCCCGGGGGCGGCCTCAACGCCGCTCTGGCGCACGCCGCCTCGGTCGTACGCACCAGAAGCCCGCGAAGTCCGCTGGCGGCTCTGAACGCCGATCTGCCCGCCCTGCGCCCTCTTGAATTGGCCCGGGTCCTCGACGCGGCCTCCGAATTCCCCCGCGCTTTCCTCCCGGATGCCGCCGGAATCGGCACCACTCTCCTGGCCGCGTCCCCGAACCGCGAATTGCTCCCCGCATTCGGCCCCGATTCCCGCTCCCGCCACCGCGCCTCGGGCGCCGCGGAACTCCTCCTGCCCGACGTACCTTCCGTACGCCAGGACGTGGACACGGGCGCGGACCTCCGAGCGGCATTGGCGCTTGGGGTGGGCCCGCGCACGGCAACGGCAGTGGAGCGCCTGAAAGCAGCCTGA
- a CDS encoding D-alanine--D-alanine ligase family protein: MSTENLPQSPEQQPPRKPRVAVVFGGRSSEHGISMVTAGAVLRAIDRTKYDVLPIGITREGRWVLTADEPERMAITERRTPDVEELVESSEGGVILPVDPANREVVYSEPGSVPKALGEVDVVFPMLHGPYGEDGTLQGLLELSGVPYVGSGVLASAVGQDKEYMKRVFISFGLPVGPYVVIRPREWELDESTARKKIIDFAGEHGWPLFVKPARAGSSIGITKVDDLSGLDEAIAAARQHDPKFLVEALLRGREIECGVLEFEDGPRASVPAEIPPVQSHDYYDFEAKYIDSTPGLVPAPLTPEQTAEVRRLAVEAFDAASCEGLVRADFFLTEDGTFVINEINTMPGFTPISMYPQMWEATGVPYPELVDRLIEAALRRPTGLR; encoded by the coding sequence ATGAGCACTGAGAACCTTCCCCAGAGCCCTGAGCAGCAGCCGCCTCGCAAGCCGCGCGTGGCCGTCGTCTTCGGCGGGCGCAGCTCCGAACACGGGATCTCCATGGTCACCGCCGGAGCCGTACTGCGGGCCATCGACCGGACCAAGTACGACGTCCTGCCGATCGGAATCACCCGGGAAGGCCGCTGGGTGCTCACCGCGGACGAACCGGAGCGCATGGCGATCACCGAGCGTCGTACGCCCGACGTCGAGGAACTCGTCGAGTCGAGCGAGGGCGGCGTGATCCTGCCCGTCGACCCCGCCAACCGCGAAGTCGTCTACAGCGAGCCCGGCTCGGTCCCCAAGGCGCTCGGCGAGGTCGACGTCGTCTTCCCGATGCTGCACGGCCCGTACGGCGAGGACGGCACCCTCCAGGGCCTCCTGGAGCTCTCCGGTGTCCCGTACGTCGGCTCGGGCGTGCTCGCCTCGGCCGTCGGCCAGGACAAGGAGTACATGAAGCGGGTGTTCATCTCCTTCGGGCTGCCGGTCGGCCCGTACGTGGTGATCCGCCCCCGCGAGTGGGAGCTCGACGAGTCGACGGCCCGCAAGAAGATCATCGACTTCGCCGGGGAGCACGGCTGGCCGCTCTTCGTGAAGCCCGCGCGCGCGGGGTCCTCGATCGGCATCACCAAGGTCGACGACCTGTCCGGCCTCGACGAGGCGATCGCGGCGGCCCGGCAGCACGACCCGAAGTTCCTCGTGGAGGCGCTGCTGCGCGGCCGCGAGATCGAGTGCGGGGTCCTGGAGTTCGAGGACGGCCCGCGGGCCTCCGTACCGGCCGAGATCCCGCCGGTGCAGTCGCACGACTACTACGACTTCGAGGCGAAGTACATCGACTCGACGCCCGGTCTCGTGCCCGCCCCGCTGACCCCCGAGCAGACCGCCGAGGTCAGGCGCCTGGCCGTCGAGGCCTTCGACGCCGCCTCCTGCGAGGGCCTGGTCCGCGCGGACTTCTTCCTCACCGAGGACGGCACCTTCGTCATCAACGAGATCAACACCATGCCCGGCTTCACGCCCATCTCCATGTACCCCCAGATGTGGGAGGCGACGGGAGTGCCCTATCCGGAACTGGTCGACCGCCTGATCGAGGCGGCACTGCGCAGGCCCACGGGTCTGCGCTAG
- the rpmB gene encoding 50S ribosomal protein L28 — protein MAANCDVCGKGPGFGNNISHSHRRTPRRWNPNIQRVRTVVGGTPKRVNACTSCIKAGKVSR, from the coding sequence GTGGCTGCCAACTGCGACGTCTGCGGCAAGGGGCCGGGCTTCGGCAACAACATCTCGCACTCTCACCGCCGTACGCCCCGTCGCTGGAACCCGAACATCCAGCGCGTCCGTACCGTGGTGGGCGGGACGCCGAAGCGCGTGAACGCTTGCACCTCGTGCATCAAGGCCGGCAAGGTCTCGCGCTGA
- a CDS encoding NAD(P)H-dependent glycerol-3-phosphate dehydrogenase yields the protein MTTSGKPVKAAVFGTGSWGTAFGMVLADAGCDVTLWGRRAGLAEAVNSTHTNPDYLPGIELPENLRATTDAAEAAHDADFTVLAVPSQTLRGNLADWAPLLAPGTVLVSLMKGVELGSAMRMSEVIEDVSKVGADRIAVVTGPNLAREIAARMPAAAVVACSDEAVAQRLQAACHTPYFRPYTNTDVVGCELGGAVKNVIGLAVGIADGMGLGDNAKGSLITRGLAETTRLGLAMGADPLTFSGLAGLGDLVATCSSPLSRNHTFGTNLGKGMTLQETIAVTKQTAEGVKSCESVLDLARRHGVDMPITETVVDIVHDGKPPVVALKEMMSRSAKPERR from the coding sequence GTGACGACATCCGGCAAGCCCGTCAAGGCGGCCGTCTTCGGGACCGGATCGTGGGGCACGGCCTTCGGCATGGTGCTCGCCGACGCCGGGTGCGACGTGACGCTGTGGGGACGGCGGGCCGGGCTCGCCGAAGCGGTCAACTCCACCCACACGAACCCCGACTACCTGCCGGGCATCGAGCTCCCGGAGAACCTGCGGGCCACCACGGACGCCGCCGAGGCCGCGCACGACGCCGACTTCACGGTGCTCGCCGTGCCCTCCCAGACGCTGCGCGGGAACCTCGCGGACTGGGCGCCGCTGCTCGCCCCCGGCACGGTCCTCGTCTCCCTCATGAAGGGCGTCGAACTCGGCTCCGCCATGCGGATGAGCGAGGTGATCGAGGACGTGTCGAAGGTCGGTGCCGACCGGATCGCCGTGGTCACCGGGCCCAACCTCGCCCGTGAGATCGCCGCCCGCATGCCGGCCGCCGCGGTGGTCGCGTGCAGCGACGAGGCGGTGGCCCAGCGACTTCAGGCGGCCTGCCACACGCCGTACTTCCGCCCCTACACGAACACCGACGTGGTCGGCTGCGAACTGGGCGGCGCTGTCAAGAACGTCATCGGTCTCGCCGTCGGCATCGCGGACGGCATGGGGCTCGGTGACAACGCCAAGGGGTCCCTGATCACACGGGGGTTGGCGGAGACGACCCGGCTCGGTCTCGCCATGGGCGCCGACCCGCTGACGTTCTCCGGGCTCGCGGGCCTGGGCGACCTCGTCGCGACCTGCTCCTCGCCGCTCTCGCGCAACCACACCTTCGGCACCAACCTCGGCAAGGGCATGACCCTCCAGGAGACCATCGCGGTCACCAAGCAGACCGCCGAGGGCGTCAAGTCCTGTGAATCCGTACTGGACTTGGCGCGCCGGCACGGCGTCGACATGCCCATCACGGAGACCGTCGTCGACATCGTCCACGACGGTAAGCCCCCGGTCGTCGCCCTCAAGGAAATGATGTCGCGCAGCGCCAAGCCGGAGCGACGCTGA
- a CDS encoding DUF3515 domain-containing protein: MDFFRHRRLSYPGLPALVLLIAATGCSSADDNTRTAVPSPGTKATELCQNLDKSLPAKVDGLDREDPEPRSALTAGWGSPAIILRCGVQRPPKMVDPKVAEGGDPDAVGGGVNGVGWLMEKRDDGATRFTSAQRLAYVEVTVPEGRDTASVLVDLAGAIKKAIPKGIAD; encoded by the coding sequence GTGGACTTCTTCCGTCACCGGCGCCTCTCTTATCCCGGGCTGCCCGCCCTCGTTCTGCTGATCGCGGCCACAGGCTGCTCCTCAGCAGACGACAACACCCGGACCGCGGTTCCCAGTCCGGGCACGAAGGCCACCGAGCTGTGTCAGAACCTGGACAAGTCGCTGCCGGCGAAGGTGGACGGACTCGACCGGGAGGATCCCGAGCCCCGGTCCGCGCTGACCGCGGGCTGGGGAAGCCCGGCGATCATACTGCGCTGTGGTGTACAGCGGCCGCCCAAGATGGTCGACCCCAAGGTCGCCGAGGGCGGTGACCCCGACGCGGTCGGCGGTGGGGTGAACGGGGTGGGCTGGCTGATGGAGAAGCGGGACGACGGGGCGACCCGCTTCACCTCCGCTCAGCGTCTGGCGTATGTCGAGGTGACCGTGCCGGAGGGGCGGGACACCGCCTCTGTGCTTGTCGACTTGGCCGGGGCCATCAAGAAGGCGATCCCCAAGGGGATTGCTGACTGA